The DNA region TATTGCAGATATAAAGGATAGAGATAGGATATTTTACATATTTTCCATGGAAAAACCTGAGATAGTCTTTCACTCTGCTGCCCATAAACATGTGCCTTTAATGGAGGAAAATCCTGACGAAGCGGTGTTTAACAATGTTTTTGGTACCATTAATGTAATGGATGCTTCAAAAGAATATGGAGTAAAAAAATTTATCTTTATTTCTACCGATAAAGCAGTGTATCCAGCAAATATAATGGGTGCGACAAAAAGAGTTGGAGAAATGTTAGTAAGGTATTATAATTCTCACTCTCAAACGGAGTATATAGCAGTAAGATTTGGAAATGTCTTAGGAAGTAGGGGAAGCGTCCTTGAAGTATTTAAAAAACAGATTGAAATGGGCGGTCCTATCACTATAACCCATAAGGATATGGAAAGATATTTCATGACAATACCCGAGGCGGTAGGACTTGTGCTTCAGGCAGGGGCTATTGGGAAATCGGGTGATCTTTTTGTTCTTGATATGGGAAAGCCAGTTAAAATTATAGATCTTGCAAAAAACTTTATAGAGCTTTCTGGATATTCGGTGGAAGATATAGAGATAAAGATTATAGGTCTTCGCCCTGGAGAAAAGTTAAAGGAGGAACTTTGGGAGGAAGAGGAAAAGGTTCTAAAAACCTCGCATCCTAAAATATATAAAATAATTTCTAACAATGATCTTGATAAAAATAGTTTTGAAGCATTACTGAGAGAGCTAAAGCTTTCTGCTGAAAAAAGGGATAAAAATGAGATTGAAAAAGTGCTTAAAAAGTTAATTCCTACTTATAAAAAAGCTCAAGAAAATGCAAAAGGGAAAGAACAATGGGAAGCTTTAAAGTAATTTCCATAGTAGGAGCCCGCCCTCAATTTATAAAACTTGCTCCTTTTTCAATTGAGCTTAGAAAAAGCGGAATAAAGGAAGTTATTCTTCACACAGGTCAGCATTACGATGAAAACATGAGTGATCTCTTCTTTAAAGAATTGGAAATTCCAGAGCCAGATTATAACCTTGGGATAGGTTCAAGCTCCCATGGTGAGCAAACAGGAAGGATGCTTATAGGAATAGAAGAAGTCTTAATAAAAGAAAAACCTGATGTAGTAATAGTATATGGAGATACAAACTCTACTTTAGCTGGAGCTTTGGCAAGTTCTAAACTTCACATTCCTTTAGCCCATGTAGAAGCGGGACTTAGAAGTTTTAATAAGAAGATGCCTGAGGAGATAAATAGAATTGTAGCAGATCACCTTTCGGATATTCTTTTTGCACCTACAGAAACTGCAGTGGAGAATCTTAAAAGAGAAGGTATAGAAAAAGGCGTATACTTAGTAGGGGATATAATGTTTGATGCTCTTATGCATTTTTCTAAATTAGCAAAAGAAAAAAGTAAAATTTTAGAGAAGCTTTCTCTTTATCCTAAAGGTTATTACTTAGTTACAATTCATAGAGCTGAGAATACTGATAATCCTGAAAGATTAAAAAGTATCTTTTCAGCCCTCCAAGAATTAGATAAAGAAGTGATCTTTCCTATTCATCCCAGGACAAAAAATAAAGTAAAAGAATTTGGTTTAGAAGATTATTTAAAGAGCAGAATTAGAATAATAGATCCAGTTGGATACCTTGATATGATACAGCTTGAGAAAAATGCGTATGCAATTTTGACAGATTCTGGAGGGGTCCAAAAAGAAGCTTTTTGGCTTAAGGTTCCATGTATTACCTTAAGGGAAGAAACAGAATGGGTAGAAATAGTGAAGCTTAAATGGAATAGATTAGTTGGTGCAAATAAAGAAAAGATATTAGAAGCTGTAAGAAATATAAAAGAGGGGG from Dictyoglomus turgidum DSM 6724 includes:
- the wecB gene encoding non-hydrolyzing UDP-N-acetylglucosamine 2-epimerase, which produces MGSFKVISIVGARPQFIKLAPFSIELRKSGIKEVILHTGQHYDENMSDLFFKELEIPEPDYNLGIGSSSHGEQTGRMLIGIEEVLIKEKPDVVIVYGDTNSTLAGALASSKLHIPLAHVEAGLRSFNKKMPEEINRIVADHLSDILFAPTETAVENLKREGIEKGVYLVGDIMFDALMHFSKLAKEKSKILEKLSLYPKGYYLVTIHRAENTDNPERLKSIFSALQELDKEVIFPIHPRTKNKVKEFGLEDYLKSRIRIIDPVGYLDMIQLEKNAYAILTDSGGVQKEAFWLKVPCITLREETEWVEIVKLKWNRLVGANKEKILEAVRNIKEGEDVNFEENYSAPKMREILVRELEKRGGEFK